One segment of Chelonia mydas isolate rCheMyd1 chromosome 13, rCheMyd1.pri.v2, whole genome shotgun sequence DNA contains the following:
- the SNX21 gene encoding sorting nexin-21 has protein sequence MASRLLHRLRHALAGEGEGDREGQGGGGSEAEEFPESSELEDDTDGLSTRLSGTLSFTSNEEEEEEENEEDAASRELGLPKNPGAMENGDQSPTPAEHLGSNLLTRQLHDFWRRSRSSLAPQRLLFEVTSASVVSERSSKYVLYTVYLIRSGQFDKAPAAIARRYSDFERLNRRLRHRFGCDMAGVSFPRKRLRKNFTAETIAKRSRAFEQFLSHLHSITEIRRSSDFLEFFFLHDLQAAQRLTCSGMYREALATWSNAYRLQDKLGVCSSGRFLLTLAGLVVCHQELDELSEAHRYCEQALQLLEAQDSHPLLEPFLQAHVHLSWKVGKDKRQSEARLQGLQGTGLALQQQPTLKEFLIKEALD, from the exons ATGGCCTCCCGCCTCCTGCACCGGCTGCGGCATGCCCTGGCTGGAGAGGGCGAGGGTGACCGGGAGGGACAGGGCGGAGGCGGCTCAGAGGCGGAGGAATTCCCAGAGAGCTCCGAACTGGAGGACGATACGGACGGGCTGTCCACGCGGCTCAGCGGCACCCTGAGCTTCACCagtaatgaggaggaggaggaggaggagaatgaggaggATGCCGCTagccgggagctggggctgcccaAGAACCCCGGAGCCATGGAGAATGGAG ATCAGAGCCCCACTCCAGCTGAGCACCTGGGTAGTAACCTACTGACACGCCAGCTCCACGACTTCTGGAGGAGATCGCGCAGCAGCCTGGCTCCCCAGCGCCTGCTCTTTGAGGTCACCAGCGCCAGCGTTGTCAGTGAGCGCTCCTCCAAATACGTG CTCTACACCGTCTACCTGATCCGCTCCGGACAGTTTGACAAGGCCCCGGCCGCCATTGCCCGGCGCTACTCGGACTTCGAGAGACTGAACCGGCGCCTGCGCCACCGGTTTGGCTGCGACATGGCAGGCGTCTCCTTCCCCAGGAAGAGGCTCCGCAAGAACTTCACAGCAGAAACCATCGCCAAGCGGAGCCGGGCCTTTGAGCAGTTCCTGTCCCACCTGCACTCCATCACCGAGATCCGCCGCTCCTCCGACTTCCTGGAGTTCTTCTTCCTGCACGACCTGCAGGCAGCACAGCGCCTCACCTGCAGCGGCATGTACCGCGAGGCCCTGGCCACCTGGAGCAACGCCTACCGGCTCCAGGACAAGCTGGGCGTCTGCAGCTCGGGCCGCTTCCTCCTCACGCTGGCTGGCCTGGTGGTTTGCCACCAGGAGCTGGACGAGCTGAGCGAGGCTCATCGCTACTGCGAgcaggctctgcagctcctggaggcccAAGACAGCCACCCCTTGCTGGAGCCCTTCCTTCAGGCGCATGTCCACCTGTCCTGGAAGGTGGGGAAAGACAAGCGCCAGTCGGAGGCCAGGCTGCAGGGGCTGCAAGGAACTGGGCTGgctctccagcagcagcccaCCCTGAAGGAGTTCTTGATCAAGGAGGCTCTGGACTGA